The following proteins are co-located in the uncultured Draconibacterium sp. genome:
- a CDS encoding amino acid permease has protein sequence MLNKKLERKLGLFPVTNIVIANIIGAGIFTTTGYLMGFLQNPQIMLLLWVAGGIIAFCGAIAFGELGAAFPEAGGEYVFISKLFHPLPGFLSGWLSLIVGFSAPIAASAIGFSKYFIWAFPHFRDTILPGSILSVEVFSKLLAVIIIVVFVLIHARGVLLGAKVQNGLTLLKILLVVGLIAAGFIFGKGTFNNLRTEQTFEFNFSNWKAIGLSLMYIMFAYSGWNSSTYIGSEIQNPRKVIPWSLFISTGVVMILYVLLNVFFVYAVPAVQMTSEPEIGALAAGKAFGETTEWIVSLLISFALFSSLSAFVILGPRVYYKMAKDGYFFKSIAVIHPKYKVPTKAIYLQGAIAVVLVLSGTFEQILTYMGFSLGLFPILAVAGVFKLRRKNLSLVKLPGYPLVHIVFIVSGIAMLVLAYFERPVESSIAVLTALSGIPVYYWFKRKKDDPENQQ, from the coding sequence GTGCTGAATAAAAAACTGGAACGAAAGTTAGGTCTGTTTCCGGTTACAAATATTGTAATCGCCAATATTATTGGTGCCGGTATTTTTACTACAACCGGCTATTTAATGGGGTTTTTACAAAATCCGCAAATTATGCTTTTGCTTTGGGTTGCAGGTGGTATTATTGCCTTTTGCGGTGCCATTGCTTTTGGCGAATTGGGAGCAGCTTTCCCCGAAGCCGGCGGAGAGTATGTTTTTATCAGTAAATTATTTCACCCGCTGCCAGGCTTTTTAAGTGGATGGCTTTCATTAATTGTTGGTTTTTCGGCACCGATTGCAGCTTCAGCCATTGGCTTTAGTAAGTATTTTATTTGGGCCTTCCCTCATTTTCGGGATACTATTTTACCGGGATCAATTCTAAGTGTTGAAGTGTTCAGCAAACTATTGGCAGTTATTATTATTGTTGTTTTTGTGTTAATACATGCCCGGGGTGTTCTTTTAGGGGCAAAAGTTCAGAACGGACTTACACTGTTAAAAATATTGCTGGTAGTTGGTTTAATCGCTGCCGGATTTATTTTTGGCAAAGGCACTTTCAACAATTTAAGGACAGAACAGACTTTTGAATTTAATTTTTCCAATTGGAAAGCAATTGGATTGTCTTTAATGTACATTATGTTTGCATACAGTGGTTGGAATTCCTCGACCTACATTGGCTCCGAAATACAAAATCCACGAAAGGTAATTCCCTGGTCGTTGTTTATTTCTACCGGCGTGGTTATGATTTTGTATGTTTTACTGAATGTGTTTTTTGTGTATGCGGTACCTGCTGTTCAAATGACCAGCGAACCGGAAATTGGCGCACTTGCTGCAGGGAAAGCTTTTGGTGAAACAACAGAATGGATTGTTTCACTCTTGATATCTTTCGCTCTGTTTTCGTCGTTGAGCGCTTTTGTAATATTGGGTCCTCGGGTTTACTACAAAATGGCAAAAGATGGTTATTTTTTTAAATCAATTGCAGTCATCCATCCCAAATACAAGGTTCCAACAAAGGCCATTTATTTACAGGGCGCAATTGCAGTTGTCCTGGTACTGTCCGGAACTTTCGAGCAAATTTTAACTTATATGGGCTTTTCGCTTGGCCTTTTCCCAATTCTTGCGGTGGCCGGGGTTTTTAAACTGCGCAGGAAAAACTTAAGTCTGGTAAAACTGCCCGGTTACCCTCTCGTTCATATTGTATTTATTGTTTCCGGAATTGCCATGTTGGTATTGGCTTATTTCGAACGGCCTGTGGAATCCAGCATTGCTGTTCTTACTGCACTTTCGGGTATTCCGGTTTATTACTGGTTTAAGAGGAAAAAAGATGATCCGGAGAATCAGCAGTAA
- a CDS encoding glycosyl hydrolase produces the protein MKKLTLLMVAVFLASTITYAKKKEEEKKEEPKTFVSSGLVSGLKWRSIGPAWASGRIADFAVNPQNPKEYYVGVAAGNVWKTTNNGTTWKPVFDNYGSYAIGIVELDPTNPNVVWVGTGENNHQRALGYGDGVYKSLDGGKSFKNMGLKASRQIGGIVIDPRNPDVVFVAAEGSAWGPGEERGLYKTTDGGETWTKVLEVSENTGVNNVVMDPSNPDIMYATTEQRRRTSFTKIGGGPESSVYKSTDAGQNWRKITKGLPGVDLGGMGIDVSPVNPNYVYLIVEAADNKGGFYRSTDKGESWDKMGDYHSSGQYYNEIVCDPKNVDKVYSTETVSKVTVDGGKTWKNISTNGRHVDDHAIWIDPADTEHYMIGGDGGIYETWDDGSTFDFKENLPITQFYRVHVDDAEPFYNVYGGTQDNNSMAGPARTTSRSGVINDEWYPTLGGDGFWAATEPGNPDIVYAEYQYGNVSRYDKKSGERLSIKPRERKGELTYKWNWNTPMFVSPHKATRLYMAANKVFKSDDRGNTWEVISDDLTAQVDRNSFPVMGKYWPAGAVAKDVSTSQWGTIVSLDESKLKENLLYAGSDDGVISVSENGKDWTQVKTFPGVPEYTYVSDLCADRFDENVVYATFDNLKNDDFKPYVCKSSDKGKTWTSISGSLPENGTVYTIVQDFVRPELLFVGTEFGIFFTIDNGTNWIQLKAGLPTIAVRDIAIQERESDLAIATFGRGFYILDDYSPLREVSAELENKEAFVFPVKDALMFVQTSGKSNQGSTYFTSPNPEYGATFTYFLKEVPKTKKQVRKDEEKELFKEGKPIPQPSWRELQLEGQQEKSHLIFTVYDAEGNVVSQFTKAPSKGMNRVNWNMTYTATANTRISGKFDPITKGGRGIMVMPGTYKVGMKLWHEGELKTLVEPVEFSCKKLNNTTLPAADYAENVAFAQKVNKLALAVTATGRMIAETSDKVEQIKQAIYATPGASQELMDKARKCGVALEELKFKMNGVPAKASGEEVPPAQVPINDRLSSITWTHMGSTSGITTSEKQAYDILLEEFPPVLEALQTIVEKELPALETELNKINAPWTPGRMPVWNN, from the coding sequence ATGAAAAAACTCACACTGTTAATGGTTGCTGTTTTTCTTGCATCGACCATTACTTATGCAAAAAAGAAAGAAGAAGAAAAAAAAGAGGAACCCAAAACATTTGTTAGTTCCGGCTTGGTAAGTGGTTTAAAATGGCGAAGTATAGGTCCGGCCTGGGCAAGCGGGCGAATTGCCGACTTCGCTGTTAATCCGCAAAATCCGAAAGAATACTATGTTGGAGTGGCTGCCGGTAACGTTTGGAAAACCACCAACAACGGTACCACCTGGAAACCTGTTTTCGACAATTACGGTTCGTATGCAATTGGTATTGTAGAACTCGATCCAACCAATCCGAATGTGGTTTGGGTTGGTACCGGAGAAAACAACCACCAGCGCGCACTTGGTTATGGCGACGGCGTTTACAAATCGCTCGATGGGGGTAAGTCGTTTAAAAATATGGGTTTAAAAGCAAGCCGTCAGATTGGAGGAATTGTGATTGACCCGCGAAATCCGGATGTTGTATTTGTAGCCGCTGAAGGTTCGGCATGGGGGCCGGGCGAAGAGCGTGGCTTATACAAAACAACCGATGGCGGCGAAACCTGGACCAAAGTACTTGAAGTAAGCGAAAATACAGGTGTAAACAATGTGGTGATGGATCCTTCCAATCCGGATATTATGTATGCCACAACGGAACAACGCCGCCGAACATCGTTTACAAAAATTGGCGGTGGTCCCGAGTCGTCGGTGTACAAATCGACCGATGCCGGCCAAAACTGGCGCAAAATTACAAAAGGACTACCCGGGGTTGACTTGGGCGGAATGGGAATTGATGTATCTCCTGTAAATCCAAACTATGTGTATTTGATTGTGGAAGCCGCCGATAACAAGGGTGGATTTTACCGTTCGACTGACAAAGGCGAAAGCTGGGATAAAATGGGCGATTACCATTCAAGTGGTCAGTATTACAACGAAATTGTTTGCGATCCAAAAAACGTGGATAAAGTATATTCAACCGAAACCGTTTCGAAAGTTACAGTTGACGGTGGAAAAACCTGGAAAAACATAAGTACCAACGGACGTCACGTGGATGACCATGCCATTTGGATTGATCCGGCCGATACCGAACATTATATGATTGGCGGCGATGGCGGAATTTACGAAACCTGGGACGACGGTAGCACTTTCGATTTTAAAGAAAACCTGCCCATTACACAGTTTTACCGGGTACATGTCGACGATGCTGAGCCCTTTTACAATGTGTATGGCGGAACACAGGACAACAACTCAATGGCCGGCCCGGCACGTACTACCAGCCGCAGCGGTGTGATAAACGACGAGTGGTATCCGACTTTGGGTGGCGATGGATTCTGGGCAGCAACCGAACCCGGAAATCCGGATATTGTATATGCCGAATACCAGTATGGAAATGTATCGCGCTACGACAAAAAAAGTGGCGAACGTTTGAGCATTAAACCACGCGAACGCAAAGGTGAACTTACCTATAAATGGAACTGGAATACACCTATGTTTGTTAGTCCGCACAAAGCTACGCGCTTGTATATGGCGGCCAACAAAGTGTTTAAAAGCGACGACCGTGGAAATACCTGGGAAGTGATCAGCGACGATTTAACGGCCCAGGTAGATCGTAACAGTTTCCCGGTGATGGGAAAATACTGGCCCGCTGGTGCGGTTGCCAAAGATGTTTCAACCTCGCAGTGGGGAACCATTGTTTCGTTGGATGAATCAAAACTAAAAGAGAACCTGTTGTACGCAGGGAGCGACGACGGTGTTATTTCGGTAAGCGAAAACGGCAAAGACTGGACACAGGTAAAAACGTTTCCGGGAGTTCCCGAATATACTTATGTGAGCGACCTTTGTGCCGACCGCTTTGATGAAAATGTGGTTTACGCGACTTTTGATAACCTGAAAAACGACGATTTTAAACCTTATGTATGTAAAAGTTCCGACAAGGGAAAAACCTGGACTTCCATCTCGGGAAGTCTGCCTGAAAACGGAACCGTTTATACCATCGTTCAGGACTTTGTACGTCCGGAATTGTTGTTTGTCGGAACTGAGTTTGGCATTTTCTTTACCATCGATAACGGAACAAACTGGATTCAGCTAAAAGCGGGATTGCCAACCATCGCCGTTCGCGACATCGCCATTCAGGAACGCGAGAGCGATTTGGCCATTGCAACCTTTGGCCGTGGTTTTTACATTTTGGACGATTACAGTCCTTTGCGCGAAGTTTCGGCCGAACTGGAAAACAAGGAAGCCTTTGTTTTTCCTGTAAAAGATGCATTGATGTTTGTGCAAACCAGTGGCAAAAGCAATCAGGGCAGCACCTATTTTACTTCGCCAAATCCGGAGTATGGAGCCACTTTTACTTATTTTCTGAAAGAAGTTCCGAAAACAAAAAAACAAGTTCGGAAGGACGAAGAAAAGGAGTTGTTTAAAGAAGGAAAACCCATTCCGCAACCCAGCTGGAGAGAGCTTCAACTGGAAGGTCAGCAGGAAAAATCGCATTTGATTTTTACGGTGTACGATGCCGAAGGAAATGTGGTGAGTCAGTTTACAAAAGCGCCATCGAAAGGAATGAACCGCGTAAACTGGAACATGACCTACACAGCAACTGCCAATACGCGCATTAGTGGCAAGTTTGATCCGATAACAAAAGGCGGCCGTGGAATTATGGTAATGCCCGGCACCTACAAAGTGGGAATGAAACTGTGGCACGAAGGCGAATTAAAAACCCTGGTAGAGCCTGTAGAGTTCAGCTGCAAAAAATTAAACAACACTACGCTGCCCGCTGCCGATTATGCCGAAAATGTGGCCTTTGCCCAAAAGGTAAATAAACTGGCTCTGGCGGTTACTGCCACCGGAAGAATGATTGCCGAAACCAGCGATAAAGTGGAACAAATAAAACAAGCGATTTATGCTACTCCGGGCGCCAGCCAGGAACTGATGGACAAAGCTCGCAAATGTGGTGTTGCGCTGGAAGAACTGAAATTTAAAATGAACGGTGTTCCTGCAAAAGCCAGTGGCGAAGAAGTTCCGCCGGCACAGGTACCGATTAACGACCGTTTAAGCAGTATTACCTGGACACACATGGGATCAACCAGTGGAATTACCACCAGCGAAAAACAAGCTTACGATATTTTGCTCGAAGAATTTCCTCCGGTGTTGGAAGCTTTACAAACCATTGTGGAAAAAGAACTTCCTGCGCTTGAAACCGAGCTGAACAAAATAAATGCTCCGTGGACTCCGGGCCGTATGCCGGTTTGGAACAACTAA
- a CDS encoding histidine kinase, producing the protein MDYRHPFLKNPRLSISYGVSWMIASMLLVLIATFVNNMAFGLAMKEIFTFMMLFAVIGAAIWYVIKFSTLEDNSIFRITLAHLFAATIIVFIWLYTGVVIIKLVHPNAEFWMEQTLVNRLMMGYGLYIINVIFFYAVNYYYAFKEKSKNETKLKGLVKEAELHALKSQINPHFLFNSLNSISSLTMTDPAKAQEMVINLSQLMRYSLKHEQSEKVSLKQELENNKLYLSIEKVRFGSKLNPVFAIEENCLKAQIPNMILQPLYENAIKYGVYEATEPVDVITHVRCSDEVLEVTISNSYDTNVVSKKGEGIGLRNIRDRLQVIYANPHLLKIENKKNEFTVTLTIPQKVK; encoded by the coding sequence ATGGATTACCGCCACCCGTTTTTAAAAAATCCGCGTCTTTCAATCTCTTATGGCGTCTCATGGATGATCGCGTCCATGCTTTTGGTGCTGATCGCCACCTTTGTAAATAACATGGCATTTGGCCTGGCCATGAAAGAGATTTTTACGTTTATGATGCTTTTTGCTGTAATCGGTGCAGCAATCTGGTATGTAATTAAGTTTAGTACACTCGAAGACAACAGTATTTTTCGAATTACGCTGGCACATCTTTTTGCAGCCACAATCATTGTTTTTATCTGGCTTTATACCGGTGTTGTTATTATAAAACTGGTACATCCAAATGCCGAATTCTGGATGGAACAAACCCTGGTGAACCGCTTAATGATGGGCTACGGCCTTTACATAATAAATGTGATTTTTTTCTATGCAGTGAACTATTATTATGCCTTTAAAGAGAAATCGAAAAACGAAACAAAACTAAAAGGCCTGGTAAAAGAAGCCGAACTTCATGCTTTAAAATCACAGATAAATCCACATTTCCTTTTTAACAGTTTGAACAGCATTTCGTCGTTAACCATGACCGACCCTGCCAAAGCACAGGAAATGGTGATTAATCTTTCGCAGCTGATGCGTTATTCCTTAAAACACGAGCAAAGCGAAAAGGTAAGCTTAAAACAGGAACTTGAGAACAATAAATTGTATTTAAGCATCGAAAAAGTTCGTTTTGGAAGCAAGCTAAATCCTGTTTTTGCCATTGAAGAAAACTGTTTAAAAGCCCAGATTCCAAATATGATTTTACAACCTCTGTACGAAAATGCAATCAAATACGGAGTTTATGAAGCAACTGAACCGGTTGATGTAATTACACATGTTCGTTGCTCAGACGAAGTATTGGAAGTAACAATAAGCAACTCATACGATACCAATGTGGTAAGCAAAAAAGGCGAAGGAATTGGCCTTCGAAATATCCGCGACCGCTTGCAGGTTATTTATGCCAATCCACATTTATTAAAAATCGAAAACAAAAAAAACGAATTTACCGTAACTTTAACCATTCCTCAAAAAGTAAAATAA
- a CDS encoding RDD family protein, which produces MEKREITAGSRIGAMLLDHIVMCFIIALLAMPVMSMEFKDAFNDNPFNTKSTIDWTMIIMVFGLSLYFNKDMIQGKSIAKRALKQEVINIKTGEVASSIKCLIRNITIVLWPIEVIAVLISPSRRIGDFIAGTKVDYISEERNSKPKVNTKNLLISLFIGFGLLYASSFLFSNNFGNGALDNPDYIESSYDKNLSNAIEQHLDSTMNTYLLNVNILVYDSIANDSLKYIAANFLLSENYIDNDSQFNEIKEEIFNSMFEIIPKSDFILMGKFIYDGKTSKKSTWRTYDWRKIKQDETNLLH; this is translated from the coding sequence ATGGAGAAAAGAGAAATAACTGCTGGCTCAAGAATTGGTGCAATGCTATTAGACCACATTGTTATGTGCTTTATCATTGCACTATTAGCGATGCCAGTTATGTCAATGGAATTTAAAGATGCGTTTAATGACAATCCGTTTAACACAAAAAGTACAATTGACTGGACAATGATAATAATGGTTTTTGGACTGTCATTATACTTTAATAAAGATATGATACAAGGGAAAAGCATTGCTAAACGAGCATTGAAACAAGAAGTCATTAACATTAAAACAGGAGAAGTTGCATCATCCATAAAATGTTTAATAAGAAACATAACAATAGTTTTATGGCCAATTGAAGTGATTGCTGTATTAATTAGTCCATCAAGGCGAATTGGTGATTTTATAGCTGGGACAAAAGTTGATTATATTTCTGAAGAACGGAATTCAAAGCCCAAAGTCAATACTAAAAATTTATTGATTTCATTATTTATTGGGTTCGGACTTTTATATGCATCTTCTTTTTTATTCTCAAATAATTTTGGGAACGGTGCTTTGGATAATCCGGATTATATTGAAAGTTCATATGATAAAAATCTATCAAATGCAATTGAGCAACATTTGGATAGTACAATGAATACTTATTTGTTAAATGTCAATATCTTAGTTTACGACTCAATTGCAAATGACAGTCTTAAATATATTGCTGCAAACTTTCTATTATCAGAAAATTATATAGACAATGATTCTCAATTCAATGAGATAAAAGAAGAGATTTTCAACTCAATGTTTGAGATAATTCCTAAAAGTGATTTTATACTGATGGGAAAATTTATTTATGATGGAAAAACATCTAAAAAATCGACTTGGAGAACTTATGACTGGAGAAAAATAAAACAAGATGAAACGAATTTATTGCACTAA
- a CDS encoding glutamine--tRNA ligase/YqeY domain fusion protein: MAEIKDTNTNLETKKANFIHAHIEADLAAGKNNNRVHTRFPPEPNGYLHIGHAKSICLNFGLAEKYGGKTNLRFDDTNPSKEETEYVESIMDDVHWLGFDWEDRLFYASDSFPKLHAFAIQLITDGLAYVDDQDAETISAQKGTPQKPGTDSPFRTRSVEENLDLFKRMTAGEFDEGSKVLRAKVDMASPNMHMRDPIIYRIMKAHHHRTGDKWCVYPMYDFAHGQCDYWEGITHSICTLEFEVHRPLYDWFVDQLKDSDYRPRQIEFSRLNLTYTVMSKRKLLELVKDNHVKGWDDPRMPTISGLRRRGYTPESIRNFSDKIGVTKVDGMTDVSLLEFSVREHLNKTAQRVMGVLNPLKVVITNYPEGQVEELSAVNNPEDESMGRRIVPFSREVYIEQDDFMENPPRKFFRLGLDREVRLRYGYLIKCNEVIKDKDGNILELHCTYDPESKGGKSSDGRKVKGVVHWVSAEHAVKSEVRLYDRLFNDETPDAHKDVDFKEFMNPDSLKVLTDCYLEPFVKDAKPLDHFQFERLGYFNLDPDSTSEKPVFNRTVPLRDSWSKTQNK, from the coding sequence ATGGCAGAAATTAAGGATACAAATACAAATTTGGAGACTAAAAAAGCAAATTTTATACATGCTCATATTGAAGCTGATTTGGCTGCAGGTAAAAACAATAACAGGGTTCATACACGTTTCCCCCCTGAGCCAAACGGATATTTACACATTGGTCATGCAAAATCGATTTGTTTAAATTTTGGATTAGCTGAAAAATACGGGGGCAAAACCAATCTCCGTTTCGACGATACGAATCCATCGAAAGAAGAAACTGAATATGTTGAGTCCATTATGGATGACGTACATTGGTTGGGATTTGACTGGGAAGACAGGCTGTTTTATGCCTCCGATTCTTTCCCAAAATTACATGCTTTTGCAATTCAGCTGATCACCGATGGTTTGGCTTATGTCGACGATCAGGATGCTGAAACAATCAGTGCTCAAAAAGGTACTCCTCAAAAGCCCGGAACTGACAGTCCGTTTAGAACTCGTTCCGTGGAGGAAAATCTTGATTTATTCAAACGAATGACTGCCGGAGAGTTCGATGAAGGCTCGAAAGTTTTACGTGCAAAAGTGGATATGGCATCGCCAAATATGCACATGCGCGACCCAATTATTTATCGAATAATGAAAGCGCATCATCACCGCACAGGTGACAAATGGTGTGTTTACCCAATGTACGATTTTGCCCACGGGCAGTGCGATTATTGGGAAGGAATTACACATTCCATTTGTACACTTGAATTCGAAGTGCATCGTCCCTTATACGATTGGTTTGTCGATCAGTTAAAAGATTCGGATTACAGACCTCGCCAAATTGAATTTTCGCGTTTAAACCTGACTTACACGGTTATGAGTAAGCGGAAATTGTTGGAGTTGGTGAAAGACAATCATGTTAAAGGCTGGGATGATCCGCGGATGCCCACAATTTCAGGTTTACGCCGCAGAGGTTATACGCCCGAATCGATTCGGAATTTCTCCGACAAAATTGGGGTTACCAAAGTGGACGGGATGACAGATGTTTCACTGCTTGAATTTAGTGTGAGAGAGCATTTAAATAAAACAGCTCAGCGTGTTATGGGAGTTTTGAATCCGCTAAAAGTGGTAATTACAAACTATCCCGAAGGACAAGTGGAGGAGTTAAGTGCTGTAAACAATCCGGAAGATGAATCGATGGGAAGACGTATTGTTCCATTCTCACGTGAAGTTTACATCGAGCAGGATGATTTTATGGAGAATCCGCCGCGCAAGTTTTTCCGTTTAGGGCTTGATCGTGAAGTACGTTTGCGTTATGGTTACCTGATTAAATGTAACGAGGTAATTAAAGACAAAGACGGCAACATTCTTGAATTGCATTGTACCTACGATCCTGAGTCGAAGGGTGGAAAATCATCAGACGGAAGAAAAGTAAAAGGAGTGGTGCACTGGGTATCGGCAGAACATGCTGTAAAATCGGAAGTTCGTTTGTACGATCGTTTGTTTAACGACGAAACTCCCGATGCTCATAAAGATGTGGATTTCAAAGAATTTATGAATCCTGATTCATTAAAAGTGTTGACAGACTGTTACCTCGAGCCGTTTGTAAAAGATGCAAAACCACTCGATCATTTTCAGTTCGAGCGTTTGGGGTATTTTAATCTCGATCCGGATTCGACTTCTGAAAAACCGGTATTTAACCGCACAGTTCCATTGCGGGATTCATGGTCAAAAACTCAAAATAAATAA
- a CDS encoding DUF5668 domain-containing protein, translated as MGHKSDISNRRAVLGIFLIAIGALWILERLDLIPSFWNDILISWQMLLIGIGVFSIIGGNKTTGTILIVIGGFFLIPEVAHIPYELRRIGWPMLIIGVGVVLLVTQTGKHKKEPPHFEHGKSHGMDYFDDFVIFGGREVYVDSQNFFGGRSTSVFGGTEYDLRQARLSQNGAVIDCLAMFGGCGFKVPPDWTVKNEVTAIFGAFTDKRGTSLNQVVSDPSKTLVIKGFAAFGGVEVKYM; from the coding sequence ATGGGACATAAATCTGATATTTCGAACAGGAGAGCCGTTTTAGGTATTTTCCTGATTGCCATCGGCGCGCTTTGGATTTTAGAGCGTCTCGATTTAATACCTTCTTTTTGGAACGACATACTTATTTCGTGGCAAATGTTGCTCATCGGAATTGGTGTTTTTTCAATCATTGGAGGCAACAAAACAACAGGTACAATACTAATTGTAATCGGAGGATTTTTTCTGATTCCGGAAGTTGCACATATTCCGTATGAATTACGTCGAATTGGTTGGCCAATGTTAATCATTGGGGTGGGCGTGGTTTTGCTGGTTACGCAAACCGGTAAACACAAAAAAGAGCCGCCTCATTTCGAGCACGGCAAATCCCATGGAATGGACTATTTCGATGATTTTGTAATATTTGGAGGTCGCGAAGTTTATGTCGATTCTCAAAACTTTTTCGGAGGCAGAAGCACTTCCGTTTTTGGCGGTACTGAATACGATTTGCGGCAGGCACGTTTGTCGCAAAATGGTGCAGTTATAGACTGTTTAGCCATGTTTGGGGGCTGCGGTTTTAAAGTACCACCCGATTGGACGGTTAAAAACGAAGTTACTGCCATTTTCGGAGCTTTTACCGACAAACGCGGAACCTCGTTAAATCAGGTTGTTTCCGATCCTTCAAAAACCCTGGTAATAAAAGGCTTTGCAGCTTTTGGTGGAGTAGAGGTAAAATACATGTAA
- a CDS encoding LytTR family transcriptional regulator DNA-binding domain-containing protein: MSEKLRTIIVEDEELARNLMKSFLAENENIELIAECENGFEGVKQINELKPDLVFLDIQMPKITGFEMLELLEHKPQIIFATAYDQYALKAFDYNAADYLLKPYSKDRLEEAVQKVVERIQVEGKESDVAEKVSDFPREDYLDRVVVKDRHKIHIAPVDAVRYIESMDDYVMIYTTEGRWMKQKTMKYFENALNPKNFIRIHRSYIVKVDEIAEIQQYEKESYIVILQDKTKLKVSKTGYKNLKEVLNF; encoded by the coding sequence ATGTCGGAAAAATTGCGAACCATAATTGTAGAAGACGAAGAATTGGCCCGTAACCTGATGAAATCCTTTTTGGCAGAAAATGAAAACATTGAATTGATTGCCGAATGCGAAAACGGTTTTGAAGGCGTAAAACAAATTAACGAGTTAAAACCCGACCTGGTATTTCTCGATATTCAGATGCCAAAAATCACAGGTTTCGAAATGCTTGAACTGCTGGAACACAAACCACAAATCATTTTTGCCACGGCTTACGACCAGTATGCGCTAAAAGCTTTTGATTACAATGCTGCTGATTATTTGTTAAAACCCTATTCGAAAGACAGGTTGGAAGAGGCGGTTCAAAAAGTGGTTGAGCGTATTCAGGTGGAAGGCAAGGAATCGGATGTGGCCGAAAAAGTAAGTGATTTCCCGCGTGAAGATTATCTCGACCGGGTGGTTGTAAAAGACCGCCACAAAATTCACATAGCTCCGGTAGATGCTGTTCGCTATATCGAATCGATGGACGATTATGTAATGATTTACACCACCGAAGGCCGCTGGATGAAACAGAAAACCATGAAGTATTTCGAGAATGCCTTAAATCCGAAGAACTTTATTCGCATTCATCGTTCGTACATTGTAAAAGTGGACGAAATAGCCGAAATTCAGCAATACGAAAAAGAGTCGTACATTGTAATCCTTCAAGATAAAACAAAACTAAAGGTGAGTAAAACAGGATATAAAAACCTAAAAGAAGTTTTAAATTTTTAA
- the folB gene encoding dihydroneopterin aldolase: MGIIEIEGMKFYAYHGHFTAEQIVGNNFEVYVRLETECDKAAESDNLEDALNYQAVYETIKEAMQIKSALLENVSKRMLDGLYEKFPVIKKATIKISKMNPPMGGEMERVSVTMER; this comes from the coding sequence ATGGGAATTATTGAAATTGAAGGGATGAAATTTTATGCCTACCACGGGCATTTCACGGCAGAACAAATTGTTGGAAACAATTTTGAAGTCTATGTTCGTTTGGAAACAGAATGTGATAAAGCAGCTGAATCGGACAATTTGGAAGACGCATTAAACTACCAGGCTGTATACGAAACCATAAAAGAAGCCATGCAAATAAAATCGGCCTTGCTCGAAAATGTGAGTAAAAGAATGTTGGATGGGCTTTATGAAAAATTCCCGGTTATTAAAAAGGCTACCATTAAAATTTCGAAGATGAATCCGCCAATGGGAGGTGAAATGGAACGCGTTAGTGTTACGATGGAGAGATAG
- a CDS encoding class I SAM-dependent methyltransferase, translating to MSLKRIPILLFALFMVLSSQAQYPTIKSNLDKKVKTFLEENASGWRDMNVPLTDGKILYDIIVEHGYTSAVEIGTSTGHSAIWIAWALSKTGGKLTTIEIDKTRYLEAKANFKKAGVSKYIDVRLADAHELVPQLEGEYDFVFSDADKYWYKNYFIAMDPKLKVGACFTAHNTASHVNGIGDFLDYIEGLDNYTTTINRSSRSGISISYKTAKK from the coding sequence ATGAGCCTAAAACGTATCCCGATTCTTTTGTTTGCGCTATTTATGGTTTTAAGTAGTCAAGCTCAATATCCGACTATTAAAAGTAACCTGGATAAAAAGGTAAAAACATTTTTAGAAGAGAATGCCAGTGGCTGGCGTGATATGAATGTGCCGCTTACCGACGGGAAAATTCTCTACGATATAATTGTTGAACACGGATATACTTCGGCTGTTGAGATTGGTACTTCTACAGGACATTCAGCCATTTGGATTGCCTGGGCATTAAGTAAAACCGGAGGAAAATTAACTACGATTGAGATAGATAAAACCCGTTATCTGGAAGCGAAAGCAAACTTTAAAAAGGCAGGAGTTTCGAAATACATCGATGTTCGTTTGGCAGATGCGCACGAGCTTGTTCCGCAGCTGGAAGGTGAGTATGACTTTGTTTTTAGCGATGCCGATAAATACTGGTATAAAAACTATTTTATTGCCATGGATCCAAAACTGAAAGTGGGTGCATGTTTTACAGCGCATAATACAGCTTCGCACGTAAATGGGATAGGCGATTTTTTAGATTACATTGAAGGTTTAGATAATTATACAACCACAATTAACCGGAGCAGTCGTTCCGGTATTTCGATAAGTTATAAAACGGCAAAAAAGTAA